One region of Chryseobacterium muglaense genomic DNA includes:
- a CDS encoding Crp/Fnr family transcriptional regulator, translated as MSNINEYLAKVFEVPAEKVNLCSIQYEMKKVGKHEMLLQEGEVCRNTFFVEKGLLRMYSIDKNGKEHVIQFAPENWLIGDRSSLYFNEKSRYYIEAVEDSEVLFLQPDFFSKLLEEFPNTIEKNDLIIQKHVKSLQDRINSLLGETAEERYLKFIKMYPDLLLRVPQWMIASYLGITPESLSRVRKELAKKNFVTDK; from the coding sequence ATGAGTAATATAAACGAATATTTAGCAAAAGTTTTTGAAGTTCCTGCTGAAAAAGTAAATTTATGCAGCATTCAGTATGAAATGAAAAAAGTGGGAAAGCACGAAATGCTGTTGCAGGAAGGTGAAGTGTGCAGAAATACTTTCTTTGTTGAAAAAGGGCTTTTAAGAATGTATTCTATCGATAAAAATGGTAAAGAACACGTTATACAGTTTGCACCGGAAAACTGGCTAATTGGCGACCGAAGCAGTCTTTATTTTAATGAAAAGTCTCGTTACTACATTGAAGCAGTAGAAGATTCTGAAGTATTATTTTTGCAGCCGGATTTTTTCAGTAAACTTTTAGAAGAATTCCCCAATACGATAGAAAAAAATGATCTGATTATCCAGAAGCATGTAAAAAGCCTGCAAGATAGAATCAATTCTTTGTTGGGAGAAACAGCAGAAGAGCGTTATTTAAAATTCATTAAAATGTATCCTGATCTTTTATTGAGAGTTCCACAATGGATGATTGCTTCTTATTTAGGCATCACTCCCGAAAGCTTAAGCCGAGTGAGAAAAGAACTGGCAAAAAAGAACTTTGTTACCGATAAATAA
- a CDS encoding IS110 family RNA-guided transposase — translation MCKFIGIDISKQTFDVSFSESKIWKHHIFENKLSGFRKLLKLIKSEDWVVMEASGSYYLPLAEFLDKTGINVCVVNPLVIKRFSQTNLYRAKTDKKDAQTIAEYSEKYELRKWNRASENANKLRQLYSRKEMLLKQVHQSKRQLEAFTSSGFLDKFLKMEINNSIKYLENKILKLEKEMDRLSLEEYSETMENLQSIPGVGKQTAMMMCLITDNFEKFDHYKQLIAFVGFSPRIYQSGTSVRGRGHICKMGKAQVRKLLYLCSWSAKRWNVKCKEMYERLKAKGKPERVIKIAIANKLIKQIFAIGKSKEKYKADFC, via the coding sequence ATGTGTAAATTTATAGGAATTGACATTAGCAAGCAAACATTTGATGTTAGTTTTTCAGAGAGTAAAATCTGGAAGCATCATATTTTTGAGAACAAGCTTTCGGGATTTAGAAAATTATTAAAACTGATAAAATCAGAAGATTGGGTTGTAATGGAAGCTTCAGGAAGCTACTATCTTCCCTTGGCAGAGTTTCTGGACAAGACAGGAATCAATGTCTGCGTGGTGAATCCTTTGGTGATTAAGCGATTTTCCCAAACCAATCTGTACCGTGCGAAAACAGATAAGAAAGATGCCCAGACGATCGCAGAGTATAGCGAAAAGTACGAGTTGAGGAAGTGGAATCGTGCGAGTGAAAATGCCAATAAGCTACGCCAATTGTACAGCAGGAAAGAGATGTTGTTAAAGCAAGTACATCAAAGTAAAAGGCAGTTGGAAGCCTTCACGTCGAGTGGTTTTTTGGATAAATTTTTGAAAATGGAAATTAATAATTCCATTAAATATTTAGAAAATAAGATACTAAAACTGGAGAAAGAGATGGATAGACTTTCACTGGAGGAATATTCGGAAACGATGGAAAACCTACAGAGTATTCCAGGAGTAGGAAAGCAAACGGCGATGATGATGTGTCTGATTACTGACAATTTTGAGAAATTCGACCATTATAAACAATTGATTGCCTTTGTAGGATTCAGTCCGAGAATTTATCAAAGCGGAACAAGTGTTCGGGGACGAGGTCACATCTGCAAAATGGGCAAGGCGCAAGTAAGAAAACTGCTTTATTTATGCAGTTGGAGTGCCAAAAGATGGAATGTAAAATGCAAGGAAATGTACGAAAGATTAAAAGCGAAAGGCAAACCGGAGCGTGTCATAAAAATAGCCATTGCCAATAAGCTGATAAAGCAAATATTTGCCATTGGCAAAAGCAAAGAAAAATATAAGGCAGATTTTTGTTAA
- a CDS encoding CinA family protein, whose amino-acid sequence MEFQENLLNYISEALITTNETISIAESVTSGLFQLAFSQMPNASLFYKGGITAYTLDQKVKLLNVDENEAELCDCVSDKIAETMALNVAKLFETDWSIAVTGYANPIRNSTYKIFSYYSFAYKGEIILSKKLELHPKTQALGAQQYYTEFILGCFKSEINKLLILK is encoded by the coding sequence ATGGAATTTCAAGAAAACTTACTCAATTATATCAGCGAAGCATTAATTACAACCAACGAAACCATTTCTATCGCTGAGAGTGTAACTTCTGGGCTTTTTCAGCTCGCTTTCTCCCAAATGCCGAATGCATCATTGTTCTATAAAGGTGGAATTACAGCCTATACTTTAGATCAAAAAGTTAAACTTTTAAATGTTGACGAAAATGAAGCTGAACTTTGCGACTGTGTTTCCGACAAAATTGCAGAAACCATGGCGCTGAATGTTGCCAAATTATTTGAAACAGATTGGTCTATTGCTGTTACAGGCTATGCCAACCCAATAAGAAACTCTACTTACAAGATATTTTCTTATTATTCTTTTGCTTATAAAGGTGAAATCATTTTATCTAAAAAATTAGAACTTCATCCAAAAACACAAGCTTTGGGAGCGCAGCAATATTATACAGAATTTATTTTGGGCTGTTTCAAAAGCGAAATTAATAAACTTTTAATCCTAAAATAA
- a CDS encoding ligase-associated DNA damage response DEXH box helicase gives MMEKSISPFKFQIDTWQKFGNGYSGMVVAPTGFGKTYSVFLALISDFLNHPEKYKKGLKMIWITPLRSLSKDIAKAMQEAIDEIGLDWLVGVRNGDTDPKVRQQQVKNMPEILVATPESLHLLLGQKNHQRFFQNLQTIIIDEWHELLGSKRGVIVELGISQLRKYVPKLKIWGITATIGNLDEAMEVLIPYNIKKTKITAKQHKKIDIISVFPDEVEILPWAGHLGHKLADKVVPIILESKSTIVFTNTRSQSEMWYQLLLDAYPDFAGQIAIHHSSIDAHLRIWIEENLSSGKLKAVVSTSSLDLGIDFKPVDTVIQIGSAKGVARFLQRAGRSGHSPFETSKIYCVPTHSLELIEVAALKEAVKQNVIEPREPQVLCFDVLVQFLMTLAIGDGFFPDEVYERIKQVYTFQEIRDEEWKEIIDFLTIGGSALKSYEEYHKIVVMEDSLHKVISRKIAMLHRMNMGAIVSDAMLKVKFISGGYIGMVEEYFISRLKKEEKFILAGRVLEVAMIKDMTVFVRAAKGKAKAPSYLGGRLPLSSNLGRFLREKLSSALNPKASEKELKFLHPLLINQEERSHIPKDDEFLVELIKNREGYHLFMYPFEGRLVHEVMAALIAYRISKLAPISFSMAMNDYGFELFSDKEIPLNEDNLEKILTRENLMVDVISSINSAEMARRKFRDIAVISGMVVQNFPGQQRSNKALQSSAGLIFKVLEDDDPNHFLVRQAYTEVFNMQLQEQRLVEAFKRIEKSKIILKFANTFTPLSFPIKVDSLRQTLTSESLDARIQKLIQQARKK, from the coding sequence ATGATGGAAAAATCGATTTCTCCATTCAAATTTCAAATTGATACCTGGCAGAAATTCGGGAATGGTTACAGCGGAATGGTCGTTGCACCAACAGGTTTCGGGAAAACCTATTCTGTTTTTTTAGCTTTAATTTCTGATTTCTTAAATCATCCTGAAAAATATAAGAAAGGATTGAAAATGATTTGGATTACGCCACTCCGTTCCCTTTCAAAAGATATTGCCAAAGCAATGCAGGAAGCGATTGACGAAATTGGTTTAGATTGGCTTGTTGGGGTAAGAAACGGCGACACAGACCCGAAAGTACGACAGCAACAGGTCAAAAATATGCCTGAAATTCTTGTAGCAACTCCAGAAAGTTTACACTTGCTTCTCGGACAAAAAAATCATCAGCGGTTTTTTCAAAACTTACAAACGATTATCATTGATGAATGGCACGAATTATTAGGTTCAAAACGTGGAGTCATAGTTGAATTAGGAATTTCTCAACTGAGAAAATACGTTCCGAAATTAAAAATTTGGGGAATTACAGCAACGATAGGAAACCTGGATGAAGCAATGGAGGTCTTGATTCCTTACAACATAAAAAAGACAAAGATTACTGCTAAACAACATAAAAAGATTGATATTATTTCAGTTTTTCCTGATGAAGTTGAGATTTTGCCTTGGGCAGGACATCTCGGTCATAAATTGGCAGATAAAGTGGTTCCGATTATTTTAGAATCTAAATCAACGATTGTTTTTACCAATACAAGGAGCCAAAGTGAAATGTGGTACCAACTTTTGCTGGATGCTTATCCAGATTTTGCTGGACAAATCGCAATCCATCACAGTTCGATTGATGCACATTTACGAATTTGGATTGAAGAAAATTTAAGTTCAGGAAAATTAAAAGCAGTTGTTTCAACCTCATCGTTAGATTTAGGAATTGATTTTAAACCTGTAGATACCGTGATACAAATCGGTTCTGCAAAAGGTGTTGCAAGGTTTCTGCAACGTGCAGGACGAAGCGGACACTCCCCTTTTGAGACTTCAAAAATATATTGCGTTCCTACCCATTCTTTAGAATTAATTGAAGTAGCTGCTTTGAAAGAAGCCGTGAAACAAAATGTAATTGAACCTCGCGAACCGCAAGTTTTATGCTTTGATGTTTTGGTTCAGTTTTTAATGACTTTGGCAATTGGTGACGGTTTTTTTCCTGATGAAGTTTATGAAAGAATTAAACAAGTTTATACTTTTCAGGAAATAAGAGATGAAGAATGGAAAGAAATTATTGATTTCTTAACGATTGGCGGAAGTGCGCTGAAAAGCTATGAAGAATATCATAAAATTGTGGTAATGGAAGACAGTTTGCACAAAGTAATTTCGAGAAAAATTGCGATGCTTCATAGAATGAATATGGGTGCGATTGTAAGCGATGCGATGCTAAAGGTGAAATTTATTTCCGGCGGATATATCGGGATGGTTGAAGAATATTTTATTTCGAGGCTGAAAAAAGAAGAGAAATTTATTTTGGCGGGAAGAGTTCTGGAAGTAGCAATGATAAAAGATATGACAGTTTTTGTGCGTGCTGCTAAAGGAAAAGCGAAAGCCCCAAGTTATTTGGGTGGCAGACTGCCATTAAGTTCAAATTTAGGACGTTTTTTAAGAGAAAAATTATCCAGTGCATTAAATCCGAAAGCTTCGGAGAAAGAACTGAAATTTTTGCATCCACTTTTAATCAATCAGGAAGAGCGGTCGCATATTCCGAAAGATGATGAATTTTTGGTAGAACTGATTAAAAACCGAGAAGGTTATCATTTATTTATGTATCCTTTTGAAGGACGATTGGTACACGAAGTAATGGCGGCTTTGATTGCTTATCGGATTTCAAAACTGGCGCCGATTTCCTTTTCTATGGCGATGAACGATTATGGTTTTGAATTATTCAGCGATAAAGAAATTCCTTTGAACGAAGATAATCTGGAGAAAATTTTAACAAGGGAAAATCTTATGGTTGATGTTATTTCAAGCATCAATTCGGCGGAAATGGCAAGAAGAAAATTCAGAGATATTGCGGTGATTTCCGGAATGGTGGTTCAGAATTTTCCGGGACAGCAACGTTCCAATAAAGCCTTACAAAGTTCGGCTGGATTAATTTTTAAAGTTTTGGAAGATGATGACCCCAATCATTTTTTGGTGAGACAGGCTTACACAGAAGTTTTCAATATGCAATTGCAGGAACAGCGTTTGGTTGAAGCTTTTAAAAGGATTGAAAAATCAAAAATAATCTTGAAATTTGCCAATACATTTACGCCGTTGAGTTTCCCCATAAAAGTGGATAGTTTGCGGCAAACTTTAACGAGCGAAAGCTTGGATGCGAGAATTCAGAAGTTGATTCAGCAGGCGAGGAAAAAATAA
- a CDS encoding helix-turn-helix domain-containing protein yields the protein MNRNIETTQNFNAEHYSAKILDDEEIIRLAKQNSPRLLSKFKSAYPEFFENLATVNANLQNSEIIFCIYLKLRLSTKEIALYTFVTPKAIQNRKNRLRKKLTISSDTDIYKWFDKL from the coding sequence ATGAATAGAAATATAGAAACCACACAAAACTTTAACGCAGAACACTACAGCGCAAAAATCTTGGATGACGAAGAAATCATTAGACTTGCAAAACAAAATTCGCCGCGTCTTTTAAGCAAATTTAAATCTGCATATCCCGAATTTTTTGAAAATCTTGCAACCGTTAATGCAAATTTGCAAAATTCTGAAATTATTTTTTGTATTTATCTCAAATTGAGATTGAGTACCAAAGAAATTGCACTTTATACATTTGTAACACCCAAGGCAATTCAGAATAGAAAAAATAGGCTAAGGAAAAAACTTACTATCTCTTCAGATACCGATATTTATAAATGGTTTGATAAGCTTTGA
- the pdeM gene encoding ligase-associated DNA damage response endonuclease PdeM, producing the protein MKIVTKNINIQNEVFTLTNQRALFWKKEKALILSDLHVGKTAHFRKNGIALSNQIFENDLKRLSVLIEYFQPEKIIVVGDLLHAGDNSDVDKFCEWKNQFPEIEFHLVEGNHDRISKKLEAKLYLNFKSTQLEIDDILLIHDFEKSNPKFQITGHIHPGILIPSKIKNIKLPCFALSENQLLLPAFSEFTGLDTKNLPKKGRFYIFTDSEIYEV; encoded by the coding sequence ATGAAAATAGTAACTAAAAATATCAATATCCAAAACGAAGTCTTTACTTTAACCAATCAACGTGCATTGTTTTGGAAAAAGGAAAAAGCTTTGATTCTCTCCGACTTACACGTCGGAAAGACCGCTCATTTTCGCAAAAACGGAATCGCGCTTTCTAATCAGATTTTTGAAAATGATTTAAAAAGATTATCGGTTTTAATTGAATATTTTCAGCCGGAAAAAATAATTGTCGTTGGAGATTTGCTTCACGCCGGAGATAATTCGGATGTTGATAAATTTTGCGAATGGAAAAATCAGTTTCCGGAAATTGAGTTTCATCTAGTAGAAGGTAATCACGATAGAATTTCAAAAAAATTAGAAGCAAAATTATACCTTAATTTTAAATCGACTCAATTGGAAATTGATGACATTTTATTGATTCACGATTTTGAAAAATCAAATCCAAAATTTCAGATTACAGGTCATATTCATCCGGGGATTTTGATTCCATCAAAAATAAAAAATATTAAACTGCCTTGTTTTGCTTTATCGGAAAATCAATTACTGCTTCCTGCATTCAGTGAATTTACAGGTTTAGATACAAAAAATCTCCCTAAAAAAGGAAGATTTTATATTTTTACAGACTCAGAAATTTACGAAGTTTAA
- a CDS encoding ligase-associated DNA damage response exonuclease, with protein MKLITFTNKGIYCPQGKFYIDPWRPVDFAVITHGHADHARWGMKKYLCHHFTKPILKKRISEDIECQTLQYGEVLDINGVKLSLHPAGHIIGSAQIRLEYKGYVSAISGDYKVQDDGLSTPFEVVKCNEFVTESTFGLPIYNWLEVDDLNKKMQNWVLKNQENQKTSVFIGYSLGKAQRIMKAVEGMGKIHVHYSIGKLNQAFEEVGIILPDYEVPDFRESIKHVAGDIVIVPPALQDSNVIKKIPDAATAICSGWMQVRGARRWRSMDAGFPMSDHADWKGLLQAIKATEAEIVHVTHGQTEVFSKYLNEIGIKSDVVETLYGDDDEEVEKEILAN; from the coding sequence TTGAAACTCATCACATTCACAAACAAAGGCATTTACTGTCCACAGGGAAAATTTTATATTGACCCTTGGCGACCTGTAGATTTTGCGGTCATCACACACGGACACGCTGATCACGCCCGTTGGGGAATGAAAAAATACCTTTGTCATCATTTTACAAAACCTATTTTAAAGAAAAGAATTTCTGAAGATATCGAATGCCAGACTTTGCAATATGGTGAAGTTTTAGACATCAACGGTGTCAAATTATCGCTTCATCCTGCTGGTCATATCATTGGTTCGGCGCAGATTCGTCTTGAATACAAAGGTTACGTAAGTGCTATTTCCGGTGATTATAAAGTTCAGGATGATGGTTTGAGTACGCCTTTTGAAGTGGTGAAATGCAATGAATTTGTGACGGAAAGTACGTTCGGACTTCCGATTTACAATTGGTTGGAAGTAGATGATTTGAATAAAAAAATGCAAAATTGGGTTCTTAAAAATCAGGAAAATCAAAAAACATCAGTATTTATCGGGTATTCTTTGGGTAAAGCGCAGAGAATTATGAAAGCCGTGGAAGGTATGGGAAAAATTCACGTCCACTACTCTATTGGCAAGCTTAATCAGGCTTTTGAAGAAGTCGGAATTATACTTCCTGATTATGAAGTTCCCGACTTTAGGGAAAGTATCAAGCACGTTGCTGGCGACATTGTCATTGTTCCGCCCGCTTTGCAAGATTCTAATGTCATCAAGAAAATTCCTGATGCAGCAACCGCAATTTGTTCCGGCTGGATGCAGGTTCGTGGTGCCAGAAGATGGCGAAGTATGGATGCTGGTTTCCCGATGAGTGACCACGCCGACTGGAAAGGCCTGTTGCAGGCTATAAAAGCTACGGAAGCAGAAATTGTACACGTGACGCACGGACAAACCGAAGTTTTTTCAAAATATTTAAACGAAATCGGCATTAAATCTGATGTAGTAGAAACTTTGTATGGTGATGATGATGAAGAAGTAGAAAAAGAAATTTTAGCAAATTAA
- a CDS encoding Crp/Fnr family transcriptional regulator yields the protein MKTISCMKIDEQLLKSYSAEIRTYKEKEAIFHEGDSPSFYYQIIEGIVKVNNYNEEGKEFIHNILGKGQSFGDAHLFIDKKYCVNAYALKPLTVIVLPRKNFINLIKENPHVSLEINACLSYRLYFKMKMMHDIVSQNPATRIIGLFDYLKSYTDCEDQHSFNIKLTRQQIADLTGLRVETIIRTIKKMEKDNLVKIQERKICY from the coding sequence ATGAAAACGATTAGTTGCATGAAAATCGATGAGCAGCTGCTGAAATCTTATAGTGCCGAAATTAGAACTTATAAAGAAAAAGAAGCCATTTTCCATGAGGGAGATTCACCTTCTTTTTATTATCAGATTATTGAAGGCATTGTAAAAGTTAATAATTACAATGAAGAAGGGAAGGAGTTTATTCATAATATTTTAGGAAAAGGACAAAGTTTTGGCGATGCGCATCTCTTTATAGACAAAAAATACTGTGTAAATGCTTACGCTCTGAAACCTCTTACAGTTATTGTACTTCCGAGAAAAAATTTCATCAACCTTATAAAAGAAAATCCTCATGTTTCTTTGGAAATAAATGCATGCTTATCATATCGATTATATTTTAAAATGAAAATGATGCATGATATTGTCTCACAAAATCCTGCAACCAGAATTATTGGTCTCTTTGATTATCTTAAAAGCTATACAGACTGTGAAGATCAGCATTCCTTTAATATAAAACTTACAAGACAGCAAATAGCCGACCTTACCGGATTACGTGTAGAAACCATCATCCGAACCATCAAAAAAATGGAAAAAGACAATTTGGTTAAAATTCAAGAACGTAAGATCTGCTATTGA
- a CDS encoding pyridoxamine 5'-phosphate oxidase family protein, whose translation MSTENLNNAEAVKKIKELSERAKICMFCTNLESLPINTRPMGLQETDDNGNLWFISSEASNKNFEIKDDKRVQLLFMNNSDSEYLSIFGDAVIYKDRSTIEEKWSAMANAWFDGKDDPNVSIIRVEPKDTYYWDTKAGKLVSLLSFVAAAVTGNKTDNSDGVEGNATV comes from the coding sequence ATGTCAACAGAAAATTTGAATAACGCAGAAGCGGTAAAAAAAATTAAAGAACTTTCAGAAAGGGCAAAAATCTGTATGTTTTGCACCAATCTCGAAAGTTTACCCATCAATACTCGACCAATGGGTCTTCAGGAAACTGATGATAACGGAAATTTATGGTTTATCAGCAGTGAAGCCAGCAACAAAAATTTTGAAATAAAAGACGATAAAAGAGTACAACTTTTATTCATGAACAACTCAGATTCAGAATATCTTTCTATATTTGGTGACGCTGTTATTTATAAAGACAGGTCGACCATTGAAGAAAAATGGTCTGCTATGGCAAATGCTTGGTTTGACGGAAAAGATGATCCTAACGTCTCAATTATCCGTGTAGAGCCAAAAGACACTTATTATTGGGATACCAAAGCCGGAAAACTGGTAAGTCTTCTAAGTTTTGTAGCAGCAGCAGTTACCGGAAATAAAACCGATAATTCTGATGGTGTAGAGGGCAATGCTACAGTGTAA
- a CDS encoding ATP-dependent DNA ligase: MKQFAELINALESTNKTNAKIDAIVDYLERASDDDKLWFIALFTGKKPKRNVNTNYMKEWALEITQLPFWLFQESYSSVGDLGETLSLILPPPNETVEKSLSEWMQEIINLKNKSDAEKKEFVLNSWNGLDYIERLIFNKLLGGSFRIGVSSKTLINALTKFSGQEASTLMHSLMGKWKPNEVNFKELISAENINPDNSKPYPFCLAYPLEKDLEELGTPDEWLIEYKWDGIRGQIIKRNDEVFIWSRGEELVTEQFPEIVEVIQSMKGNFVLDGEILAVKDDKVLNFNELQKRLNRKTITKKMLAEIPIEVFVYDLLELEGTDLREKPISARRAMLEELLLNENPEKIKLSQVIEFENWEDLNQIRENSREINSEGLMLKQKDSHYHSGRKKGDWWKWKINPMTIDAVLIYAQKGSGRRSAYYTDYSFAVKSGDKLVTIAKAYSGLTDKEIMEVSKFVNKNAIEKFGPVRTVKPELVFEIAFEGIGFSNRHKSGVALRFPRILRWRKDKTVDDIDDIEEIKNLIQ; the protein is encoded by the coding sequence ATGAAACAATTCGCAGAACTTATCAATGCTCTCGAAAGCACCAATAAAACCAATGCTAAAATCGATGCTATCGTCGATTATTTGGAACGTGCGTCGGATGATGATAAATTGTGGTTTATCGCCCTGTTTACTGGCAAAAAACCAAAGCGAAATGTGAATACGAATTATATGAAAGAATGGGCATTGGAAATTACCCAATTGCCATTTTGGCTGTTTCAGGAAAGCTATTCTTCGGTTGGAGATTTGGGAGAAACCCTATCGTTGATTCTTCCGCCACCAAATGAAACTGTTGAAAAATCTTTGTCTGAATGGATGCAAGAAATTATCAACTTAAAGAATAAATCAGATGCAGAAAAAAAGGAATTTGTTCTCAATTCCTGGAACGGATTGGATTATATTGAACGATTGATTTTCAATAAATTATTAGGCGGAAGTTTCAGAATTGGTGTTTCTTCTAAAACTTTAATCAATGCTTTGACTAAGTTTTCCGGACAGGAAGCGAGTACTTTGATGCACAGCTTAATGGGAAAATGGAAACCGAATGAAGTTAATTTTAAAGAACTCATTTCTGCGGAAAATATCAATCCGGATAATTCAAAACCCTACCCTTTTTGCCTCGCTTATCCTTTGGAGAAAGATTTGGAAGAGCTTGGAACGCCCGATGAATGGCTCATCGAATATAAATGGGACGGAATTCGTGGACAAATTATCAAAAGAAATGATGAAGTTTTCATTTGGTCTCGTGGTGAAGAATTGGTTACCGAGCAGTTTCCCGAAATTGTAGAAGTGATTCAATCGATGAAAGGGAATTTTGTTTTGGATGGAGAAATTTTAGCCGTAAAAGATGATAAAGTTTTAAATTTTAATGAACTACAGAAGCGTCTTAACCGAAAAACGATTACTAAAAAGATGCTCGCTGAAATTCCGATTGAAGTGTTTGTTTACGATTTATTGGAATTGGAAGGAACAGATTTAAGAGAAAAACCAATCTCTGCAAGACGAGCAATGTTGGAGGAATTATTATTAAATGAAAATCCAGAAAAAATAAAACTTTCTCAAGTCATTGAGTTTGAAAATTGGGAAGATTTAAACCAAATCAGAGAAAATTCAAGAGAAATAAATAGCGAAGGTTTGATGCTGAAACAGAAAGATTCACATTATCATTCCGGGCGAAAAAAGGGCGATTGGTGGAAATGGAAAATCAATCCGATGACGATTGATGCAGTCCTCATTTATGCTCAAAAAGGAAGCGGAAGACGAAGCGCTTATTACACCGATTACAGTTTTGCCGTGAAAAGTGGTGATAAATTGGTCACGATTGCAAAAGCCTATTCCGGATTGACCGATAAAGAAATTATGGAAGTCAGCAAGTTTGTCAACAAAAATGCAATTGAAAAATTTGGTCCAGTCAGAACGGTAAAACCAGAATTGGTTTTTGAGATTGCTTTTGAAGGAATCGGTTTCAGCAATCGTCACAAAAGTGGTGTTGCATTGCGTTTCCCAAGGATTTTAAGATGGCGGAAAGATAAAACTGTTGATGATATTGATGATATTGAAGAGATTAAAAATCTAATACAGTAA
- a CDS encoding Crp/Fnr family transcriptional regulator: MINEDKLFSFGADLKTYNPDDLIFSEGEVPGFFFLISKGKVKLNNYNEEGKEFIQGILSPGHSIGLSSLFTEKTYPLNAVAIEESEIIRLPKSQFLKFLKQHPESYFTTIQCLSEHMHYKFLMMQSMAFQNPAQKLLTLMNYLKDHHHDQSEDALQILLTRKQLASLTGLSVETVIRVIKNMEKQGILKIKNRKIFY; encoded by the coding sequence ATGATAAATGAAGATAAATTATTTTCTTTTGGAGCAGATTTAAAAACTTACAATCCTGATGATCTTATATTTTCTGAAGGTGAAGTTCCCGGCTTTTTTTTCCTGATTTCAAAAGGAAAAGTGAAATTAAATAATTATAATGAAGAAGGTAAAGAGTTTATTCAAGGAATATTATCACCAGGTCATAGTATCGGTTTATCGTCACTTTTTACGGAAAAAACATATCCTTTAAATGCGGTTGCAATAGAAGAATCTGAAATTATAAGACTGCCAAAATCACAGTTTTTAAAGTTTTTAAAACAACATCCTGAAAGTTATTTTACAACAATACAATGTCTTTCTGAGCACATGCATTACAAGTTTTTGATGATGCAAAGTATGGCATTTCAAAATCCTGCTCAAAAACTTTTAACCTTGATGAATTACCTTAAAGATCATCATCACGATCAATCGGAAGATGCTCTGCAGATCCTTTTAACCAGAAAACAGCTTGCTTCTCTTACAGGTTTGAGTGTAGAAACTGTAATCAGAGTCATCAAAAACATGGAAAAACAAGGAATCTTAAAGATCAAAAACAGGAAGATTTTTTATTAA
- a CDS encoding Crp/Fnr family transcriptional regulator codes for MVIHQQILEYAGAVIRNYIPSETIFTQGESANYYFQIVSGNVKMNIYDESGKESIQHLLQDGDCIGESLLFMDRSYPMNAVALNSCEVLSLTKQKFLALLEEKPKVCFEMNKVLSQKLYFKQIMAQNMCSQSPTVKLKTLMDYMKSFECPKKRFTFQIPLTRQQMANLTGLCVETVIRTLKKMERDGKLLIENGKILY; via the coding sequence ATGGTAATCCATCAGCAAATTCTCGAATATGCAGGAGCTGTCATTAGAAACTATATTCCCTCAGAAACTATTTTTACTCAAGGCGAATCGGCTAATTATTACTTTCAAATTGTTTCCGGAAATGTAAAAATGAATATTTATGACGAGTCGGGAAAAGAAAGCATCCAGCACCTATTGCAAGACGGAGACTGCATTGGCGAATCTCTGCTGTTTATGGATAGATCTTATCCTATGAATGCTGTTGCATTAAATTCTTGCGAAGTTTTAAGCCTAACAAAACAAAAATTCTTAGCTTTATTAGAAGAAAAACCAAAGGTTTGTTTTGAAATGAATAAAGTACTTTCACAAAAGCTATATTTCAAACAAATTATGGCACAAAATATGTGTTCACAAAGCCCGACGGTGAAACTGAAAACTCTTATGGATTACATGAAAAGCTTTGAATGCCCGAAAAAGAGATTCACCTTTCAGATCCCATTAACGAGACAGCAAATGGCAAATCTTACCGGGCTTTGTGTAGAAACTGTAATCAGAACACTAAAAAAAATGGAAAGAGATGGCAAATTGCTGATCGAAAATGGTAAGATTTTATATTAA